One part of the Helicobacter cetorum MIT 99-5656 genome encodes these proteins:
- a CDS encoding nicotinamide-nucleotide amidohydrolase family protein, which yields MKFKFLNMDNESGFILIENTLKQLNIQAQVKEDYIELKGENLSQARDYIQTLFGSNVVELDAHNKSANALVERLKHSGLKVAVAESCSGGLLSHAFTSISGASSVFMGGIVCYNEEVKHQLLKVNATTLKAFGVYSEECVKEMLMGVFLNFKVHCALAISGVAGPNGGNSANPVGTVYIGVQKLGAKALIERCFFEGNRETIQNKSVEHALNMLARIL from the coding sequence ATGAAATTTAAATTTTTAAATATGGATAATGAGAGCGGTTTTATTCTGATTGAAAATACATTGAAGCAATTAAATATTCAGGCTCAAGTCAAAGAAGATTATATTGAATTAAAAGGCGAAAATTTATCTCAAGCTAGAGACTATATTCAGACGCTTTTTGGCTCTAATGTTGTAGAACTAGACGCTCACAATAAAAGTGCAAACGCCCTAGTAGAACGCCTAAAACATTCAGGCTTAAAAGTTGCTGTAGCTGAAAGTTGCTCTGGGGGGTTATTATCGCATGCATTCACTTCTATTAGTGGGGCTTCAAGCGTGTTTATGGGGGGAATTGTATGCTATAACGAAGAAGTCAAACACCAATTATTAAAGGTCAATGCCACGACTTTAAAAGCCTTTGGGGTTTATAGTGAAGAATGCGTGAAGGAAATGCTAATGGGTGTGTTTTTGAATTTTAAAGTTCATTGTGCTCTTGCAATAAGTGGGGTCGCTGGCCCTAATGGAGGGAATAGCGCTAATCCTGTAGGCACTGTTTATATCGGCGTTCAAAAATTAGGGGCTAAAGCCTTAATTGAGCGTTGCTTTTTTGAGGGTAACAGAGAAACAATCCAAAATAAAAGCGTAGAGCATGCCCTAAACATGCTCGCTAGGATTTTATAG
- the accD gene encoding acetyl-CoA carboxylase, carboxyltransferase subunit beta produces MGFADFFKNFKIDKLRTAPSKNEQPSHWVKCPKCYALMYYKEVFNKHYVCLKCHYHFRMSATERIEFLCDAGSFEEFDKHLRPNDPLNFVDKESYKQRIKKYEKKTNRPSSVISGEAKINRISIQIVVFDFSFMGGSLGSVEGEKIVRAINRAIAKKEALLIVSASGGARMQESTYSLMQMAKTSAALNKLSDAKLPFISLLSDPTFGGVSASFAFLGDLIIAEPGAMIGFAGARVIKQTIGADLPEGFQTAEFLLEHGLIDMIVHRKDLKKTLSDLIAMTTHTTSKVF; encoded by the coding sequence ATGGGATTTGCAGATTTCTTTAAAAATTTTAAGATAGATAAATTGCGAACAGCACCAAGTAAGAACGAACAGCCGAGTCATTGGGTTAAATGCCCTAAATGTTATGCGTTAATGTATTATAAAGAAGTGTTTAACAAGCATTATGTGTGTTTGAAATGCCATTATCATTTCCGCATGAGTGCCACAGAAAGGATTGAATTTTTATGCGATGCAGGGAGCTTTGAAGAGTTTGACAAGCACTTACGCCCTAACGACCCTTTGAATTTTGTAGATAAAGAGAGCTATAAGCAACGCATTAAAAAATATGAGAAAAAGACTAACCGCCCTAGTTCTGTGATTAGCGGTGAGGCTAAAATCAATCGCATATCCATTCAGATAGTGGTGTTTGATTTTAGTTTTATGGGGGGGAGTTTAGGCTCAGTTGAGGGTGAAAAGATTGTAAGGGCTATTAATCGTGCCATAGCTAAAAAAGAAGCGTTATTGATTGTTTCAGCGAGTGGGGGGGCTAGAATGCAAGAATCCACTTATTCGCTTATGCAAATGGCAAAAACTAGTGCCGCTTTGAATAAGTTGAGTGATGCTAAGCTGCCTTTCATTTCATTGTTGAGCGACCCTACTTTTGGGGGGGTTAGTGCATCTTTTGCTTTTTTAGGGGATTTGATTATTGCAGAACCAGGAGCTATGATAGGCTTTGCAGGGGCTAGAGTGATTAAGCAAACGATAGGGGCTGATTTACCCGAAGGCTTTCAAACGGCGGAGTTTTTGCTAGAGCATGGCTTGATTGATATGATTGTGCATAGAAAAGATTTGAAAAAGACTTTGAGCGATTTAATTGCTATGACTACGCACACGACTTCAAAGGTTTTTTAA
- a CDS encoding outer membrane protein yields the protein MTNKNFKENSTTNKEFLVKTLKQSLLAPLSLAAILSLSPLSAEEDGGFMTFGYELGQIVQSVKNPGKIKAEELARELNATKTINNSFQSIGGNVVGNLGNLFMNELQNLINLYPTLNSNQIQSSSSEQGCNGASGSSGSSGHLCFKGDFALYESMVSSVKNLESTIKADTQLGVTTPKLLAAQLGNINTLNTYMLYMNSFLKANNTPDGLKSFNITQTQEVSYIIQQALQFTGPDGDSGVIEAFLNATLAQQLFNSANAGNDLSAKRFTSLVQNIINTSANALQKGVNADISTKTGYEPSWSQGQGRRGSVEYLDNTQNTLDKITRLNNDLKAHPWLGNFAAGNSSQVNSFNGIYTKIGYKKFFGEDKNIGVRYYGFFSYNGAGVGNGPTYNQVNLLTYGVGVDALYNVFSRSFGSRSIDAGFFGGLQFAGDTYITTLRNSPQLVNKPTTTKFQFLFDLGMRMNFGILKKDLKKHHQHSIEIGVQIPTIYNTYYKSGGAEVKYYRPYSVYWVYGYAF from the coding sequence ATGACAAATAAGAATTTTAAAGAAAACAGCACAACAAATAAGGAATTTTTAGTGAAAACTCTTAAACAATCTCTTTTGGCGCCTTTAAGCCTAGCCGCAATCCTCTCTCTCAGCCCTTTGTCGGCTGAAGAAGATGGTGGGTTTATGACCTTTGGTTATGAACTAGGGCAAATCGTTCAGAGCGTAAAAAATCCGGGTAAGATTAAGGCTGAAGAATTAGCCAGAGAGCTTAACGCCACCAAAACCATCAATAATAGTTTCCAAAGCATAGGCGGCAATGTGGTAGGGAATTTAGGAAATCTCTTCATGAACGAGCTCCAAAACCTTATCAATCTCTATCCAACTCTTAACAGCAACCAAATACAAAGTAGTAGTAGTGAACAGGGTTGCAATGGTGCTAGTGGCTCATCCGGTTCCAGTGGTCATCTTTGCTTCAAAGGAGACTTTGCGTTGTATGAAAGCATGGTTAGTTCTGTTAAAAACCTTGAATCAACCATTAAAGCAGACACACAGCTAGGCGTTACCACTCCAAAACTACTGGCTGCACAACTCGGTAATATCAACACGCTCAACACCTACATGCTCTATATGAACTCTTTCTTAAAAGCTAATAATACCCCGGATGGCCTTAAAAGTTTTAACATTACACAGACCCAAGAAGTCAGCTATATCATCCAGCAAGCACTGCAATTCACTGGTCCTGATGGGGATAGTGGGGTTATAGAAGCTTTCTTAAACGCAACCCTTGCCCAACAGCTCTTCAACTCAGCTAACGCAGGGAATGATTTGAGCGCAAAACGCTTTACTAGCTTAGTCCAAAACATCATCAACACTTCTGCTAACGCGCTTCAAAAAGGTGTAAACGCTGACATCAGCACCAAAACAGGCTATGAACCCTCTTGGTCTCAAGGTCAAGGCAGAAGAGGCTCTGTAGAGTATTTAGATAACACTCAAAACACTTTGGATAAAATCACCAGATTGAATAACGATTTGAAAGCCCACCCATGGCTTGGGAACTTTGCTGCGGGCAATAGCTCACAGGTCAATTCGTTCAACGGGATTTACACCAAAATCGGTTATAAGAAGTTCTTTGGCGAAGATAAGAATATCGGTGTGCGCTATTATGGTTTCTTCTCTTATAATGGCGCTGGCGTAGGTAATGGCCCTACTTACAACCAAGTGAATCTACTCACTTATGGCGTAGGCGTGGATGCACTCTATAATGTGTTCTCGCGCTCATTTGGTTCTAGAAGTATTGATGCGGGCTTTTTTGGTGGGCTTCAATTTGCAGGCGACACTTACATCACCACTTTAAGAAACAGCCCACAGCTAGTGAATAAGCCCACAACTACGAAATTCCAGTTCTTGTTTGATTTAGGGATGCGCATGAATTTTGGTATTTTGAAAAAAGATTTGAAGAAACACCACCAGCATTCTATAGAAATCGGTGTTCAAATTCCTACTATCTATAATACCTACTATAAATCTGGCGGTGCTGAAGTGAAATACTACCGCCCTTATAGCGTGTATTGGGTTTATGGCTATGCGTTCTAA
- the rlmH gene encoding 23S rRNA (pseudouridine(1915)-N(3))-methyltransferase RlmH has translation MRCVVYSIAKNSPLELVSVYQKQCKQFACELELVDLFPKAIANAQKVSKELAQKSYSLAFEPYLNPKAQNIALHPKGRSGDSFVFSEMLQDNLNINFFIAGAFGFEEGFLKACKTWSLSEMTFSHEVAKIVLCEQVYRALSIIFKHPYHK, from the coding sequence ATGCGTTGTGTGGTGTATTCTATCGCTAAAAATTCGCCCCTAGAACTTGTGAGCGTTTATCAAAAGCAATGCAAACAATTTGCTTGCGAATTAGAATTAGTGGATTTGTTTCCTAAAGCTATAGCAAACGCTCAAAAAGTCTCTAAAGAACTCGCTCAAAAGTCCTACTCTCTAGCCTTTGAGCCGTATTTAAACCCTAAGGCTCAAAATATCGCCCTACACCCTAAGGGTAGGAGTGGGGATAGCTTTGTGTTTAGTGAAATGTTACAAGATAATCTTAATATTAATTTTTTCATCGCTGGGGCGTTTGGGTTTGAAGAGGGTTTTTTAAAAGCTTGTAAAACATGGAGTTTGAGTGAAATGACCTTTAGCCATGAAGTGGCTAAAATTGTGTTGTGCGAGCAAGTCTATAGGGCTTTAAGCATTATTTTTAAGCATCCATACCATAAATAG
- the recO gene encoding recombination protein RecO, with translation MQGFILQIRGIRDEDLIVYILTNSELKTLYRFYGKRHSVLNVGRKIDFEEENDEKFLPKLRNILHLGYVWERELERLFFWQRFCVLLSKHLEGVHSLDSIYFDTLDNGAKKLSKQHPLRVVLEMYATLLHFEGRLQFEGTCFLCNEKLEHSVSLAQGFVLAHPKCLKTKSINLEKIQDFFHTQSTIYLETEEVEELWRTLNLGF, from the coding sequence ATGCAAGGATTTATTTTACAGATTAGAGGCATAAGAGATGAAGATTTAATCGTGTATATTTTAACTAATAGTGAACTAAAAACACTCTATCGCTTCTATGGCAAACGCCACAGCGTGCTAAATGTGGGGCGTAAAATTGATTTTGAAGAAGAAAATGATGAAAAATTTTTACCCAAACTAAGAAATATTTTGCATTTAGGTTATGTGTGGGAGAGAGAATTAGAACGCTTGTTTTTTTGGCAACGCTTCTGTGTGCTACTATCCAAGCATTTAGAAGGGGTGCATTCTTTAGATAGTATCTATTTTGATACTTTGGATAATGGGGCTAAAAAACTCTCTAAGCAACATCCCTTAAGGGTGGTTTTAGAAATGTATGCAACGCTTTTGCATTTTGAAGGGCGTTTGCAATTTGAAGGCACCTGTTTTTTATGCAATGAAAAATTAGAACATTCTGTATCCTTAGCTCAAGGGTTTGTTCTAGCACACCCAAAATGCCTTAAAACTAAAAGCATTAATTTAGAAAAAATCCAAGATTTTTTCCACACTCAAAGCACTATTTATTTAGAAACAGAAGAAGTAGAAGAATTGTGGCGCACGCTTAATTTAGGATTTTAA
- a CDS encoding outer membrane protein — MIKKSKALFLSLVACASLSHAEDDGGFFTVGYELGQVMQDVKNPGGSKRDELARELNATTTNNILGNNTGGNIVGSLSNAFSQYLYTFLAAYPPNKLTFGGNQSGDHQQGGNTNDVAANALLQGTVGQGTCASAGTHQELTNNHSCTSAGYFWLPSLSEKILQTIGANVSYGTNTTFPNMQKQITYLDSANIFFNAVNGALSNAKTTGGSTSNHQGSGSSGSTIPQTAITYLKEQQTLLNEAANLLKADSNMLQAFNSTIAGQSLNSAQFTDLVQAVITQSQGVLEKLTKNTVNASAVVNAGITSFNPQATNNVSSRAMGLPSALLNAQRTLQKISALNAEVKSMPYLPQFRAGNSRATNIMNGFYTKFGFKQFFGKRRNLGVRYYGFFSYNGAQVGFRATSNDVSLFTYGVGADALYNIFSRSYQNRSVDMGFFSGMQLAGETFNSTLKNDPNVKLHGKLESTHFQFLFDFGMRMNFGKLGEKTKRHNQHTVEIGVQVPTIYNTYYKSAGTTVKYFRPYSVYWSYGYSF, encoded by the coding sequence TTGATAAAAAAATCTAAAGCGCTGTTTCTTAGTCTAGTCGCTTGCGCTAGTCTCAGTCATGCAGAAGACGATGGGGGCTTTTTCACCGTCGGCTACGAACTAGGACAGGTTATGCAAGATGTGAAAAACCCAGGGGGTTCTAAGCGTGATGAATTAGCTAGAGAACTTAACGCCACCACTACGAATAATATCTTAGGGAACAACACAGGGGGTAATATCGTAGGAAGCTTGAGTAACGCTTTCTCTCAGTATCTCTACACCTTCTTAGCCGCCTACCCACCAAATAAATTAACTTTTGGTGGTAATCAAAGCGGTGATCATCAGCAAGGCGGTAACACCAACGATGTTGCCGCAAACGCTCTTTTACAAGGAACCGTCGGTCAAGGAACTTGCGCGAGCGCTGGGACACATCAAGAACTCACCAACAATCACTCTTGTACAAGTGCAGGGTATTTTTGGCTTCCTAGCTTGAGTGAGAAGATCCTACAAACAATAGGTGCAAATGTAAGCTACGGCACAAACACCACTTTCCCCAACATGCAAAAGCAAATCACCTATTTGGATTCGGCTAATATCTTTTTTAATGCAGTAAACGGGGCTTTAAGCAATGCAAAGACAACTGGTGGGTCTACAAGTAATCATCAAGGCAGTGGTAGTAGCGGTAGCACTATCCCTCAAACTGCTATAACCTACCTAAAAGAGCAGCAAACCCTTCTCAATGAGGCCGCTAACCTTTTAAAAGCGGACTCTAATATGCTGCAAGCTTTCAACTCTACAATTGCAGGCCAGAGCTTGAACTCCGCGCAATTTACTGATTTAGTCCAAGCTGTTATCACGCAATCTCAGGGCGTTTTAGAAAAGCTCACAAAGAACACCGTTAACGCTAGCGCTGTTGTAAACGCTGGCATTACTTCTTTCAACCCACAAGCAACTAATAATGTAAGTAGCCGTGCTATGGGCTTGCCAAGCGCTCTTTTGAACGCTCAAAGAACCTTGCAAAAAATCAGCGCCCTAAACGCCGAAGTCAAAAGCATGCCTTATTTACCGCAATTCAGAGCCGGAAATAGCCGTGCGACAAACATCATGAACGGCTTTTACACTAAATTTGGCTTCAAGCAATTTTTTGGGAAGCGCAGAAACTTAGGCGTGCGCTATTATGGCTTCTTCTCTTACAACGGCGCGCAAGTGGGCTTCAGAGCGACTTCTAATGATGTAAGCTTATTCACCTATGGGGTCGGTGCGGATGCACTCTATAACATTTTCAGCCGTTCGTATCAAAACCGCTCCGTAGATATGGGCTTTTTTAGCGGTATGCAACTCGCTGGCGAGACCTTTAACTCTACGCTCAAAAACGACCCGAATGTGAAATTGCATGGGAAATTGGAAAGCACGCATTTTCAATTCTTGTTTGACTTTGGGATGCGTATGAATTTTGGTAAGTTAGGCGAAAAGACCAAGCGCCACAACCAGCACACCGTGGAAATCGGCGTTCAAGTGCCTACGATTTATAACACTTATTATAAATCCGCTGGAACCACAGTGAAGTATTTCCGTCCTTATAGCGTGTATTGGTCTTATGGATATTCATTCTAA
- a CDS encoding amino acid ABC transporter permease, producing MLANNNLLFFLEPFNINKERLELLLEAFYPMLKAAFCISMPLAIISFILGLSLAIFVALVKISPPKHLIHKILLLGLNFYVSLMRGTPLLVQIVVVFYGLPALGVYIDPIPAGIIAFSLSVGAYASETLRASFLSIPKDQWESSLSLGLSYLQTFWHIIFFQALKVATPSLSNTFISLFKDTSLASVVTIAEIFRIAQQKANTSYDFLPIYLEAALIYWLFCLVLGVIQRRVEKILN from the coding sequence ATGTTAGCAAACAATAATCTGCTTTTCTTTTTAGAGCCTTTTAATATCAATAAAGAACGCCTAGAGCTATTATTAGAAGCGTTTTACCCCATGCTAAAAGCCGCTTTTTGTATCTCTATGCCCTTAGCTATCATTTCTTTTATTTTAGGCTTATCCCTAGCGATTTTTGTCGCTTTAGTAAAGATTTCACCCCCTAAACATCTTATCCATAAAATCCTATTGCTAGGCTTGAATTTCTATGTATCGCTCATGCGAGGCACGCCTTTATTAGTCCAAATTGTCGTAGTCTTTTATGGCTTACCCGCTCTTGGAGTTTATATAGACCCCATTCCAGCGGGCATTATCGCCTTTTCGCTCAGCGTAGGGGCATACGCTTCAGAAACTTTAAGAGCGAGCTTTCTTTCTATACCCAAAGACCAGTGGGAGTCAAGCCTTAGCTTAGGCTTGAGCTACTTACAAACTTTTTGGCACATCATCTTTTTTCAAGCGCTCAAAGTCGCAACCCCATCTTTAAGCAACACTTTTATTAGCCTCTTTAAAGACACTTCCTTAGCATCTGTTGTAACCATAGCAGAGATTTTTAGAATCGCCCAGCAAAAGGCTAATACAAGCTATGATTTTTTGCCTATTTATTTAGAAGCCGCTTTGATTTATTGGCTTTTTTGCTTAGTCTTAGGCGTAATTCAAAGGCGTGTAGAAAAAATCTTAAATTAG
- the alr gene encoding alanine racemase, with protein sequence MLHRASFVEVNTASLRHNFNLVKTTIPKDAHIMAVVKANAYGAGAIRASQIFLEEGANYLGVATLDEALELRSHFSKTPILILGYSPNSNASILVENDLSATIFDYSQAEFFSQTALKAKKRLKVHLKIDTGMHRLGLEPTFKSIETIEKIRALEGLEVEGIFTHLSNADSKIKTHAKNQMHAFNAFLEQLLDKQIEFKYRHAYNSAGILSLCNGMENRLLNLYRPGIMLYGFYPSNEVQIASQTQEIFLQNVISLKARIVQIKSVKKGEFIGYGEHFYTNEETLIGTLALGYADGLARTLGNRIQVAINHQLAPLIGKVCMDQCFIELTNLQAKEGDEVILFGDKSTKANDAHDIAMLLDTISYEIISTLSKRLERVYI encoded by the coding sequence ATGCTACATAGAGCGAGTTTTGTAGAAGTTAATACAGCTAGTTTAAGGCATAATTTCAACCTTGTTAAAACAACCATTCCTAAAGACGCTCACATTATGGCGGTGGTTAAAGCAAACGCCTATGGAGCTGGAGCCATAAGAGCGAGTCAAATCTTTTTAGAAGAGGGGGCAAATTATTTAGGCGTGGCTACTCTAGATGAAGCCTTAGAGTTACGCTCGCATTTTTCTAAAACCCCTATTTTGATTCTAGGCTATAGCCCTAATTCTAACGCTTCTATCCTAGTTGAAAACGATTTGAGTGCAACCATTTTTGACTACTCTCAAGCAGAGTTCTTTTCTCAAACGGCCCTTAAAGCCAAGAAACGCCTAAAAGTGCATCTCAAAATTGATACCGGAATGCATCGCTTAGGTCTAGAACCCACTTTTAAAAGCATAGAAACCATAGAAAAAATACGCGCTTTAGAAGGCTTAGAAGTAGAAGGCATCTTCACCCATTTAAGCAACGCTGATTCCAAGATTAAAACCCATGCCAAAAACCAAATGCACGCCTTTAACGCTTTTTTAGAGCAACTTTTAGACAAACAAATAGAGTTTAAATACCGCCATGCCTACAATTCAGCGGGCATTCTTTCTTTGTGTAATGGTATGGAAAATCGTTTGTTAAACCTCTATCGCCCAGGAATTATGCTCTATGGCTTCTACCCATCTAATGAAGTGCAAATCGCCTCTCAAACTCAAGAGATTTTTTTGCAAAATGTTATCAGCCTAAAAGCTAGAATCGTGCAAATTAAAAGCGTTAAAAAAGGCGAGTTTATAGGCTATGGCGAGCATTTTTATACTAATGAAGAGACCTTAATAGGCACTTTAGCCCTAGGCTATGCGGATGGATTAGCACGCACTTTAGGGAATCGCATTCAAGTAGCTATCAACCATCAATTAGCCCCCCTTATCGGTAAAGTGTGTATGGACCAATGCTTTATTGAATTAACTAACCTTCAGGCTAAAGAAGGCGATGAAGTCATTCTATTTGGGGATAAAAGCACTAAGGCTAATGATGCACACGACATAGCCATGCTTTTAGACACCATTTCTTATGAAATCATTAGCACTTTATCCAAACGCTTAGAGCGTGTGTATATTTAA
- a CDS encoding transporter substrate-binding domain-containing protein, with amino-acid sequence MKKVSYLLLITSLFLNLLSASSLYERLLNKETISVATEGTYPPFTYHNKEGKLTGYDVEVARELAKELGINIKFHETAWDIMLTGLKAGRFDMAANQIGLTTKKRQATFDESLPYSYSGTILLVRKNEERIKDIKDIKGLKAANTLSSIYGELALKYDAKVLAVDTMAQALLLVAQKRADLTLNNSLAILDYLNSHKNSPFKIAWESKEKKRAAFIINKNQEKALELINKAMQRLVDKGVLKRLGEQFFGKDVSKQ; translated from the coding sequence ATGAAAAAAGTTTCATACCTATTGCTTATAACAAGCCTTTTTTTAAACCTTTTGAGTGCCTCTAGCTTGTATGAACGCCTTTTAAACAAAGAGACCATAAGCGTTGCGACTGAAGGCACCTACCCCCCATTCACTTACCACAATAAAGAAGGTAAGCTCACCGGCTATGATGTAGAAGTGGCTAGAGAGTTAGCTAAAGAGCTTGGCATAAACATCAAATTCCACGAAACCGCATGGGATATCATGCTTACAGGCTTAAAGGCAGGGCGCTTTGATATGGCCGCTAATCAAATAGGTTTAACCACTAAAAAGCGTCAAGCGACCTTTGATGAGAGCCTGCCCTATAGCTATTCAGGCACAATTCTACTGGTGCGTAAAAATGAAGAGCGTATCAAGGATATTAAAGACATTAAAGGCTTAAAGGCCGCTAACACCCTAAGCTCCATTTATGGAGAATTAGCCCTAAAATACGATGCGAAAGTCCTTGCAGTAGACACTATGGCACAGGCTTTGCTATTAGTCGCACAAAAGCGAGCCGACTTGACCCTAAACAACTCTCTAGCCATTTTAGACTATCTTAATAGCCATAAAAACAGCCCTTTTAAAATCGCATGGGAATCCAAAGAAAAAAAGCGTGCCGCTTTCATTATTAATAAAAACCAAGAAAAAGCCCTAGAACTCATCAACAAAGCCATGCAAAGGCTTGTGGATAAAGGGGTTTTAAAACGCTTAGGCGAGCAATTTTTTGGAAAAGATGTTAGCAAACAATAA
- a CDS encoding alanine/glycine:cation symporter family protein produces the protein METIDLVVRSLSNFVWGVPMQILLVGTGLFLTFYLKGLQFSKIFYAIKILFDKESQSKGDISQFSALMLSLGATVGIGSIVGVATAISIAGPGAVFWMWVTGLVGMATKYSEGILAVKYREEGAFGYKGGPMYYIKNGLNMPKLAMAFAIFTIIASIGTGNMTQSNAVSSILSEQANLPAWVSGLLLTLLTAIIVVGGIKSIGKFTSYLAPVMVLLYLLTIIFIIFKHFDLAIQAVKLIFEEAFNPKPVVGGATGALVATMIKTGVARGLYSNEAGLGSSAIIAASAQTHHPVRQALVSMLQTFIVTLVVCSATATVILMAPEWNTLLPNGERLSANLLTLKSTEYFLGSLGAVVIFTTMIFFAYSTIIGWAYYGEKCAEYAFGEKKIKYYRLVFLASVMVGALAKIDFVWNLADLSNGLMAIPNLIALILLHKVVSSETRWYFNKHHSK, from the coding sequence ATGGAAACTATTGACTTAGTAGTGCGTTCTTTATCTAATTTTGTGTGGGGCGTTCCTATGCAAATCCTCTTAGTAGGCACTGGCCTATTCTTAACTTTCTATCTCAAGGGCTTACAATTTAGCAAAATTTTTTACGCCATTAAAATCCTTTTTGACAAAGAATCTCAATCTAAAGGCGATATTTCACAATTCTCAGCTCTCATGCTCTCTTTAGGAGCGACCGTAGGCATTGGAAGTATCGTAGGCGTGGCAACCGCCATTAGCATTGCAGGGCCAGGCGCTGTATTTTGGATGTGGGTTACAGGATTAGTTGGCATGGCGACTAAGTATTCTGAAGGTATCTTAGCGGTGAAATACAGAGAAGAAGGGGCTTTTGGATACAAGGGGGGGCCTATGTATTACATCAAAAATGGTCTTAACATGCCTAAACTTGCCATGGCGTTTGCGATTTTTACCATTATTGCAAGCATTGGCACAGGCAATATGACCCAATCTAATGCAGTCTCTTCCATTTTGAGCGAACAAGCGAACTTACCTGCTTGGGTTTCTGGCCTACTACTCACTCTTTTAACTGCTATCATTGTTGTAGGTGGGATTAAATCCATTGGTAAATTCACTTCTTATTTGGCGCCGGTTATGGTGCTTTTATACTTGCTTACCATTATTTTTATCATTTTTAAACATTTTGATTTAGCCATTCAAGCCGTGAAACTCATTTTTGAAGAAGCGTTCAATCCAAAGCCTGTTGTAGGCGGAGCAACAGGGGCATTAGTAGCTACCATGATAAAAACAGGCGTAGCTAGGGGGCTATATTCTAATGAAGCAGGATTAGGCAGTTCAGCCATTATTGCAGCAAGTGCTCAAACCCACCACCCAGTGCGTCAAGCTCTAGTCTCTATGCTTCAAACTTTCATCGTAACTTTAGTGGTGTGTTCTGCAACAGCAACCGTGATTTTAATGGCACCAGAATGGAACACTTTACTCCCTAATGGCGAGAGATTAAGTGCAAATCTATTGACCCTAAAAAGCACAGAGTATTTTCTAGGCTCATTAGGGGCGGTTGTGATTTTTACAACCATGATATTTTTTGCCTACTCCACCATTATCGGCTGGGCTTATTATGGAGAAAAATGCGCTGAATACGCCTTTGGAGAAAAAAAGATTAAATATTATCGCCTAGTCTTTTTAGCGAGTGTTATGGTAGGTGCTTTAGCTAAAATTGATTTTGTGTGGAATTTAGCGGATTTGTCTAATGGGCTTATGGCTATTCCTAATCTCATCGCTCTGATTTTACTCCACAAAGTGGTTTCTTCAGAAACGCGCTGGTATTTTAATAAGCATCATAGTAAGTGA